The genomic window ATAATCTTGATAAAGCGGGCTGAAACCGAATTATCAAGCGGAAGCGCCACCATATTTCCCCGGGCCGGATCAAACAAATAATCCGCGGCCGCAAATAAAGTGGTAAAACTCGTCTTAGCAGCATCATAGGCAACATTATCCGCGCTAGTTTGAATTTCGATGTTTTGAGTTCTCGGATCCCATAGTAAGGATGGCGGAAGCGATAGAACAATATAAGAGATGTTATAAACATCGCCCATATCTATTACGACATAAGCCGGCAATGACTCCGATTCATAATAGGAAGTTCCTTCTGTATTGCCATCGTTAATTTTACTGACATCATACACGTCTTCATAAGGCGTGCTATCCACAATCGCTTTGGCAAATGTTAGTGACGGAGCAAAGAAATCCACTTTGCTTACTTCAATATGAGGAGCTTTTAAGAACCCTTCAGTGCGGTAAAAACGAATCTGGATGCCCGCGTATTGTTGAGCGGTTATTACCACATCAATCGCATTTCCGTTTTGAGGCGTCATCATATAGTCCCGAGTAGGGAGAATTCGGACATACTTATCGCTGATTGAACCATCGCTCTTAAGTTTCTTTCCCCAAATTTGCATTGAGTATTCATAAGAGAATATATTGTCAGCCAATCCATAAATACGGACTTGCCCAACATACTTAATTGCATTAAATTCAATCGTGAGTGCGGCAAATTCATCTTTTTCATCTTTCCATTCTCCGCTTATCCAGGTGGTATCGGCCGAACCATTTAAAATGGCGTCTGCTTCATGTCCACTCTGCTCAAAGGCCCCGCTGCCATCATCCCCAGGGGTAACGGCTAATGTTCCGCTACCATGGGTCGCAGCGGCGCTGAAGTCACCGCTTGCTGGAACGCCGGCATAACTCAATCCGCCTTTAAGCCAAGCAAACTCAGGAACAATTAAACCCGCCTGCTCAATACCGATCACATTGTCAACTGCTACATCGTTATCCGCCAGAGTCAAGGTGTAGGGTAAGTTAATAATCGCTCCCCGCGCTGTTTCGCCGCCGGTGAAAGTAAATCCACTGGTGTAGGCGTTATTAACCAATTTTAAATCACTGGCCTTTTCAACTGTCTTTCCTGCAATATTGATGTTCTCGAAACTAACGTTCCGAACCATCGAAGTTTCAGATTCGCCATTAATACGCGAAATAATCGTGTCCGCCATGTTGAGGACTTTAATGTTTTTAAAAGTTACTCCGTCTATCGAACCTCTGGCTCCGGCGGATTTAGTCCATTCGACGTTATAAGCGATGGTAATATCAATTAAGTAATCATCTTCCCCATCATCACGCACATCGCCTAACATCTGCCCATCCTCAAGGGTTATATTTTCATAAGTAACATTGGTGATATTGGCATCGTCGCAATTGTGAATGCTCATAGCTGGCTTATGAAAGTTATGGACGATGGTAATGTTTGAAAAGGTTATTTCATCCATGGAAGGGCCATATGTTTCATAACCGACTTCCATTGATTGAGCGAGATCTGTCCATACGACAACATTGTCAAAATGAATGTTCTCTGTCGATCCCCGATCGACATTTTTTACTACCAAAGAGTCATCCCAAGTCCGAACGAATCCGCCCGTAACAAGGACATTGCTCGATGATTGAACAGAAATACCATCGCCGTTAGCGCGCGCGGTAATAATCTTAATATTAGAAATTGTCACTTGATTGCAGAAATAAAGGGTTATCGCCCAACCCGCGGGATCAAGAATGGCAATGTCATCAATTTCAATATTTGTCGAATTGCGTAATTCAATCGGGAGGGTAAACTGATTATCGCTCATCCGATCATAGATTTGACCGTCAAGAATTCCCCGACCTCTAATTTTTACGTTACTTACGCCTTCGGCTCTGATTTGGCCAAATACGTATGCCCCGCCGGCCAAATAAATGGTCGAATCGCTTTTTAAAGGAATGGCATCCGCATCATAGGCTCCAGGTCCAATATAGGTTACGTTGGCGGGAACATCGTTTGGATCGATTGGATCCGTCTCCAACGGATTAGCAAAAAGATGGATGACATTATCGGCATCGCCATTATATTCAATAATGTAGTTCGCACTATAATCAAGACCAAACTTAATCGTCGTTCCACTTATTTCGGCATTCACCGCATAGGCTTCCGGACTGATTTTTACCGAAGAAATCGCCTCAACATTATGGACATCTATTTCCACTTCAACGTGGCCTTCAAAGTCAAAAATGGCGACGGGGTTGGTCTGTTGTGAATAAGTGAAGGTGAAGCTGCGCATATGGTTAACGCGCGTTTCATAAACAAATAGAGGATTATCATTAACGGTGATTGAAACTTTGCTTGAACTATCCATAATATCCGGTCCTGGATAGGTAACAAGTTTGGTCGTGGTCACCTGATTGGCGGGAAAAGAAAAGTCTTCCGGATTCATAACTTCCGTTTCCGAAGAGGATGAATTCGATGAATAGGAATCACTACTTTTTCCACTTCCGTTACATCCCGAAAGCGCTACCGCACAAGCCATAAAAGCAAACAATGTTCTTAATCTATTTTTCATTTTTCTCTCCATCCCGTATTTCTAATAACATTATAGAAATACCTATCACTTAAAAAAATGTGATAAAACTGCTAAATTAGTAGGCAAAACTGCTAGAACAAGACAATTTTTGTAAACCCTTACAAATTTGTTTAAAAAACAAAGTTTGGCAGGCTTGTCGCTCCGGTAACTTCCTGACTCGTCTTAGAAATTGAAAACCCGCGGACATAGGATCCAACATTAATACCGGGATAATTCCCGTCAATTTTTTCCCCGTAAAAATCACAATCTGTCAAATGGACATCATCAACGAAATGAGGTTCATCGGGATATTCACTCCGCGGATCAATTGTTCCCGAAATTGCTATCGGAAGAATTGATTTGCCTTTCAATACTTTTAAATTACTGATATTGACCCCCAAGATGCTTCCTAGACTTGTTATTTTGTGGGCCGAGGACCAATTACTAGAATAGATATTTTGAATTTGTATCAACTGACTGTTTGCTTGACTGTCTCCTCGCCCCATAGACGCATCTTCGACGGTTATCCGCTGATAATTAATATTTTCGATATTCGCATTGTTACCATTATGGATGGAGATAACCGGCTTATGTAAAGCGTGAAGCACGGTAATATCTTCAAATGTAATGTTCTTCATCGTTTGACCGATTGTCTCATAGCCTATTTCCATCGACTGTGCCAAGTCCGTCCATAAAACACACCGCGAAAAGGTGATATCATCGGTATAACCCTCGACATTTGTATTGTTCCACTGCGGGTAATTCTTAACTACTAAGTTATCATCCCATCCGCGAACAAATGAGTCTTCGACGGTTATTCGCTGTGTGCTTTGAAGAGAAATTCCATCTCCGTTTGAACGCGAAGTGATAATACCGATGCGAGAAATTGAAGAGTCGGTTACAAAATACCAATTTACGCACCATCCCGCGGGATCACTCATGACAAAATCAGCAAATTCAATATGGGATGAGTAGGAAAAATCAAATGGAATGAATTGCGTATTCCCTTCACTTTGACCGGCAATTCGCTCGAATGTCGAGCCATCGATAATTCCCGGGCCAATAATTTTAATATTCTGCTTATTGCTAGCAACGAAACGTGCTCTAACAATTGACCCAAAAGCCAAGTATACCGTCTGATTGCTTTCGAGGGTTATCGTTGAATTGCTTAGGCGATTATCATTGCTCGCATCATGAAGCCCTTTATCAAAGTAAATAACATTTGAACTATTTTGATAATTGCTATCATCCTCAATTATCCGAACAAAAAGATGAACCGCCAGAATTTTTTCACCATCCGGTTCTAAAACATAGACCCCCGGCTTATCAATAACAAATGTCATTTCATGCCGATCTAAAGCATTTACTTCAAAATCAACCTCACTGGACAAGGGGCGAATGACTGTCTTGTCGCCCATCGCCTCTTGGCAGACTAAGCGCAATGTGACCGGTCCATGAAATCCGATGATCGCAAGACCGCTGTCATAACGATTGGGAGCAAGGCCATTCCAAACCTGGGAATCGTTTATTTTTGTGGCATAAAGGGGAATTTCTTGTCCGTCAATCGTGTACAAACGTGAATAAGTATATTGATTTACTCCCCCCGGCAGATCCATGACATCAACCGGAGAAGAAGGCAAAATATCTTCGCTGCTGGTTTCACTGGATACACTTATGTTGGACGCTGAAGAGTCGTTATGGGAAGCGCACCCAACGACAAAAATGCTGATGAATGATAGAAGAAGAAATACCCTCTTCCTCATATAACACTCCCGGATATTTCTAAAAGATCGCCAAGATTGCTCAAAAGATAATCCGCTTGTTCGTCTTTGGTCGCATCGCCGATCGCCGCCGCCTTCATGCCCCCCTGATGTGCGGCCTCAATCCCAACGACTGCATCTTCGACCACCAAGGCTTCTTCTTTTTTGGTCTTCAAAAGTTTTTGGGCTAAAAGGAACACTTCCGGATCCGGCTTTGAGTTTTTAATCATTGATCCGTCGACGATGACTTCAAATAATGCGGCGAGTCCGGTTACCTTTAAAATCAAAGGCGCATTTTTTGATGAGGAAGCGACCGCCAATTTCAAGCCGCGCTTTTTTAATGTTTCCAGCGTATGAAGAACTACCGGTTCAACATCTTCCGGCGTCATTTTACTGATTAAAGAAACGTAATATTCATTCTTAAAACGCGCCATTTCTTCTTTTTGAAATGGAGTATAAATATGCTTGGTTTTTTCCAAAATAATGTCGAGCGAAGCCATTCGTGAAACTCCGCGCAGGCGGTTGTTTATTTTTTCGTCAAACTCGATTTGTTCACGATCCGCCAATTTTTTCCACGCCAAGTAATGAAAGTGGTCCGTCGAAACCAGTACTCCGTCAAGATCAAAAATAATTGCCTTTATCATAATATTCTCCTTTTTAACCATTTCCGTTTTGTAATAAAAGTCTCATATAGGATTCCTTGATCATAATATTTAAACCTAATCGATTTAATTTCTGTTGGCAGGTGAGGATTAAAAACAATCCCTTGGCCTTCGGTAAATTTTAAACCGGCAAATCCATATATTAAATCCAGCACTGCTCCCCCGGCACTGGCGGGGTGAAGTCCGCCTATATAAGTTGCGCCGGCATAATTTCTGCTGTCCCCTTTGAGATCAAGCAAAGCACTTCGCTTAAAAAAATCATAGGCTCTAATTGGGTCTTTAACTTCTGAAGCAAGTAAGGAATACATACTGTTGGATAGGGAAGACCCATGTTCGGTATAAGGAAGATAAAAATCATAATTGGCGCGTTTTATGCGCGGTGAGAAATAGTCGCGAAACAGAGCGAGCAAAGTCACGACATCCGCTTGCTTTATAACCCGCGTCTTATTGGCCAGTCCCGTGGTGCCCCCTAAGTATTCATTGGGGGTTGTCCGTTTTTTAACCAGTTCGCACGCGGTGATATCTTCCAATTTAAAGAAACCATCAAACTGGGGAATCAAATGATTTTTTTGCGCTGAAGGCAAAAAAAGATGTTCAAGGAAAAAGGGCAATTGTTGATAGAAGAATTCTTGATATGGACTAAGCGCTTCCTGTACCATTTGCTTATTATCCTGATAAAGGGAAGATATAATGGCACGAGTTTTTTCTCCGATAATTTTTACCAAATAATTGGTGAAAGCATTATTGTTTACTCGTTCGTGATATTCATCCGGCCCAATTACATCATCGAGATAGTAGCGGTTTGTTTGGGTGTCAAAACGGGCGTAACTATAGTAAAACCGCATTATTTCCAAAAGGGCTTTAATCCCCCCCAGATAGAAGAGGCTGGCGTCTTTGGTCGCTTCGTAATAGTTAAACATTCCCAGAGCCACATCGCCGCTGATATGGATTTGCTTATCGACAAAATAAGTGCGAACCGGCTTTTTTGTTTTTGCATCGGCGATATTATATTCCGAGCAGGCCTCAAAGCCGTTTTCCTGACTTTCCCAGGCATAAAAGGCGCCATCATAGCCATATTTCTGCGCCTTTTTAATGGCTTCATTTAATCCGTTTAGACGATAAACAAGTAGATTTCTGGCCACCTTTGGGAAAAGCAAATTATAAAAGGGCGCCAGAAAAATCTCCGTATCCCAAAAAATCGCTCCCTTGTAGGTTTGTCCGCTGAGTCCCCGTGCCGGGATGGAAGTTATATATTTATGGGGGGCCAAAGTCAGAAGATGATAAATTGAATAAGCTACACCTTTTTGAACATCGTCCTCCGGTCCCTTAAGTTCGATTTTTGCCAATTCCCAATCGTGTTTCCAATCCATAATATGCTTATAAAGGCATTTTTTATAAGAAACCTTCAGCCGATCGTTCATCTGTGTATCCTTTTCATCGATAAAGGATTCATCTTCAATAACGGCCACTACGGCTTTGATGGTTAAGACAATCTTATCAAACGGCTTAACCATTATGCTTACCTTGCTTAGGTAGCGATTAGAATTCTCAACAAAATTTTGGTTGCCAATTTCAATTGAAAACCGGTAACTGACTTTTTCCAAGACAATGGCTTTTTGATTGGTTATACCGATAAAACGAACTTGCCCCTGACCTTCATCGGAAAAACTTCGTTTCTGATAATGCGGTCCATTAAGTTCCCAAATGTCACTGTCCAGACCATAATCAATTGTTAGTTGCCCCGCTTCCTTTACTTCGATGGCATAGCGGGAAACAAGTTCGTCCGTATCGCCGTCAACAATGAACCGTTCACTATCGATGTTGAGGTGCGGAAACGAACTGTGCCGATAAAATATGGCTTTATCTAATATAAGTCCCATTTGATGGCTTTCGCTTGCGGAAGAGAGAACGCTCAGTTTTTGATCATCAAAAGAAACGCGTACAAAAAGGGGATTGGGCAGATTGATTGATTCCCGCCAAAGATTGTCTTTTTGATCATATTTCCCGACAAGATTAAAACCAACTTTTGAATTCTTATCCATCTCTTCGAAACTTCCTCGATAACCAATATGACCATTGCCAATAAGCAAAAGGTTTCCATAGTAATCTTGCTTATCAATATCAAAAGAAGGAAAAGAAAGTTTATTCTTTTTCATATTGCAAGGGCAAAACTATGTGTTTGCCCACCTCATAATTCTGACCATAGATAATTATTTTGACTTTACTATCATCTAAACCGTCGATGGCTATTTCTTTATTACTGACAGTAATCACCAGCCGTTTGCCCCGATATAACAAATGGAATCGATACCCTTGCCAATTTATCGGTAAGTGCGGATTGAGTACTAACTGCTCGCCGTCACTTCTTAAACCGGCAAAGCCATAAACAATGTTCATCCAACTGGCGGCGATGGACGTGACATGTAATCCCTCGCTCGTATTGCGATTGTAATCATCCAAATCCATCCGCGTTGCGAAGCCGAAAAAATCTAACGCCGCCTGCTCATAGCCAATTTCCGAAGCAAAAATAGAGTGGACCGACGGCGACAATGAAGATTCATGTATCGTCTTTGGTTCATAAAAATCATAATTGGCCTTTTTTTCCGCCAAGGAGAACCGACTGCTATATAAGAACATAAACATTAAAACATCCGGTTGCTTGATTAAATCATTCCGATATATGCGGTCATACGACCAATGGGAGTAAAGAGGAAAGTCGGTCACAGGAATCGAGTTGGGATCGATGTGAGGAAGATCATAGAACCCAAGATGCTGTTCATAAAGGTTTGTCTTTGGGTCAAATAAAATCAGCATCTTTGAGCTGGCTTCTTTGATTTTAGTTATTAATTCATCGCTAATCTCTATTCTCTTGAGTAACTTTTTAACTTTATCTTGAGCGTGAAATTCATTCAAAAGACTAAGCGTATAGTCGAATGTGGCTTTAGCCATATAATTTGTATAGGTATTATGATTGACCATCAATTGAAATTCATCCGGT from Bacilli bacterium includes these protein-coding regions:
- a CDS encoding discoidin domain-containing protein → MKNRLRTLFAFMACAVALSGCNGSGKSSDSYSSNSSSSETEVMNPEDFSFPANQVTTTKLVTYPGPDIMDSSSKVSITVNDNPLFVYETRVNHMRSFTFTYSQQTNPVAIFDFEGHVEVEIDVHNVEAISSVKISPEAYAVNAEISGTTIKFGLDYSANYIIEYNGDADNVIHLFANPLETDPIDPNDVPANVTYIGPGAYDADAIPLKSDSTIYLAGGAYVFGQIRAEGVSNVKIRGRGILDGQIYDRMSDNQFTLPIELRNSTNIEIDDIAILDPAGWAITLYFCNQVTISNIKIITARANGDGISVQSSSNVLVTGGFVRTWDDSLVVKNVDRGSTENIHFDNVVVWTDLAQSMEVGYETYGPSMDEITFSNITIVHNFHKPAMSIHNCDDANITNVTYENITLEDGQMLGDVRDDGEDDYLIDITIAYNVEWTKSAGARGSIDGVTFKNIKVLNMADTIISRINGESETSMVRNVSFENINIAGKTVEKASDLKLVNNAYTSGFTFTGGETARGAIINLPYTLTLADNDVAVDNVIGIEQAGLIVPEFAWLKGGLSYAGVPASGDFSAAATHGSGTLAVTPGDDGSGAFEQSGHEADAILNGSADTTWISGEWKDEKDEFAALTIEFNAIKYVGQVRIYGLADNIFSYEYSMQIWGKKLKSDGSISDKYVRILPTRDYMMTPQNGNAIDVVITAQQYAGIQIRFYRTEGFLKAPHIEVSKVDFFAPSLTFAKAIVDSTPYEDVYDVSKINDGNTEGTSYYESESLPAYVVIDMGDVYNISYIVLSLPPSLLWDPRTQNIEIQTSADNVAYDAAKTSFTTLFAAADYLFDPARGNMVALPLDNSVSARFIKIIISSNSAVGGYGAQLSEVSVYGE
- a CDS encoding glycosyl hydrolase family 28 protein produces the protein MRKRVFLLLSFISIFVVGCASHNDSSASNISVSSETSSEDILPSSPVDVMDLPGGVNQYTYSRLYTIDGQEIPLYATKINDSQVWNGLAPNRYDSGLAIIGFHGPVTLRLVCQEAMGDKTVIRPLSSEVDFEVNALDRHEMTFVIDKPGVYVLEPDGEKILAVHLFVRIIEDDSNYQNSSNVIYFDKGLHDASNDNRLSNSTITLESNQTVYLAFGSIVRARFVASNKQNIKIIGPGIIDGSTFERIAGQSEGNTQFIPFDFSYSSHIEFADFVMSDPAGWCVNWYFVTDSSISRIGIITSRSNGDGISLQSTQRITVEDSFVRGWDDNLVVKNYPQWNNTNVEGYTDDITFSRCVLWTDLAQSMEIGYETIGQTMKNITFEDITVLHALHKPVISIHNGNNANIENINYQRITVEDASMGRGDSQANSQLIQIQNIYSSNWSSAHKITSLGSILGVNISNLKVLKGKSILPIAISGTIDPRSEYPDEPHFVDDVHLTDCDFYGEKIDGNYPGINVGSYVRGFSISKTSQEVTGATSLPNFVF
- the pgmB gene encoding beta-phosphoglucomutase, with the protein product MMIKAIIFDLDGVLVSTDHFHYLAWKKLADREQIEFDEKINNRLRGVSRMASLDIILEKTKHIYTPFQKEEMARFKNEYYVSLISKMTPEDVEPVVLHTLETLKKRGLKLAVASSSKNAPLILKVTGLAALFEVIVDGSMIKNSKPDPEVFLLAQKLLKTKKEEALVVEDAVVGIEAAHQGGMKAAAIGDATKDEQADYLLSNLGDLLEISGSVI
- a CDS encoding glycoside hydrolase family 65 protein gives rise to the protein MKKNKLSFPSFDIDKQDYYGNLLLIGNGHIGYRGSFEEMDKNSKVGFNLVGKYDQKDNLWRESINLPNPLFVRVSFDDQKLSVLSSASESHQMGLILDKAIFYRHSSFPHLNIDSERFIVDGDTDELVSRYAIEVKEAGQLTIDYGLDSDIWELNGPHYQKRSFSDEGQGQVRFIGITNQKAIVLEKVSYRFSIEIGNQNFVENSNRYLSKVSIMVKPFDKIVLTIKAVVAVIEDESFIDEKDTQMNDRLKVSYKKCLYKHIMDWKHDWELAKIELKGPEDDVQKGVAYSIYHLLTLAPHKYITSIPARGLSGQTYKGAIFWDTEIFLAPFYNLLFPKVARNLLVYRLNGLNEAIKKAQKYGYDGAFYAWESQENGFEACSEYNIADAKTKKPVRTYFVDKQIHISGDVALGMFNYYEATKDASLFYLGGIKALLEIMRFYYSYARFDTQTNRYYLDDVIGPDEYHERVNNNAFTNYLVKIIGEKTRAIISSLYQDNKQMVQEALSPYQEFFYQQLPFFLEHLFLPSAQKNHLIPQFDGFFKLEDITACELVKKRTTPNEYLGGTTGLANKTRVIKQADVVTLLALFRDYFSPRIKRANYDFYLPYTEHGSSLSNSMYSLLASEVKDPIRAYDFFKRSALLDLKGDSRNYAGATYIGGLHPASAGGAVLDLIYGFAGLKFTEGQGIVFNPHLPTEIKSIRFKYYDQGILYETFITKRKWLKRRIL